Proteins encoded in a region of the Leifsonia sp. PS1209 genome:
- the hemL gene encoding glutamate-1-semialdehyde 2,1-aminomutase translates to MSDLDALADGAAIGDVNLAQFERAQRVIPGGVNSPVRAFRSVGGTPRFMVSASGPYITDAEGREYVDLVASWGPAILGHAHPEVVAAVQAAAARGLSFGASTPAETELAEAVLARVPFVEKLRLVSTGTEATMTAIRLARGFTGRPLLIKFAGHYHGHSDSLLAEAGSGLATLALPGSAGVTEATAAQTLVLPYNDLDAVRAVFETHGPDIAAVITEAAAANMGVVPPDAGFNAALADIAHEFGALLILDEVLTGFRVSDAGFWGLDRGYTPDLVTFGKVIGGGMPLAALGGRAELMDFLAPTGPVYQAGTLSGNPVAVAAGLTTLALADEAVYDRLDRVADTVSSAVSDALSTAGVAHRVQRAGNLFSFVFGDFAEAPRTYAEVQRQEAYRYRDFFHAMLDAGVSLPPSVFEAWFVTAAHDDAAVDRILAALPRAAAAAASARPA, encoded by the coding sequence ATGAGCGACCTGGATGCCCTGGCGGACGGCGCAGCCATCGGCGACGTGAACCTCGCGCAGTTCGAGCGCGCCCAGCGGGTGATCCCCGGCGGTGTGAACTCGCCGGTGCGCGCCTTCCGCTCGGTCGGCGGCACCCCGCGGTTCATGGTGTCGGCGAGCGGTCCGTACATCACGGATGCGGAGGGCCGCGAGTACGTGGACCTCGTCGCGTCGTGGGGTCCCGCGATCCTGGGGCACGCGCATCCCGAGGTGGTCGCCGCTGTGCAGGCCGCCGCTGCGCGTGGGCTGTCGTTCGGCGCATCCACTCCGGCGGAGACCGAGCTGGCGGAAGCGGTGCTCGCCCGCGTGCCGTTCGTGGAGAAGCTGCGGCTCGTCTCGACCGGCACGGAAGCGACCATGACCGCGATCCGGCTCGCCCGCGGCTTCACCGGCCGCCCGCTGCTGATCAAGTTCGCCGGGCACTACCACGGCCACTCGGACAGCCTGCTCGCCGAGGCCGGCTCCGGCCTGGCGACGCTGGCGCTGCCCGGCTCGGCCGGGGTCACCGAGGCGACGGCCGCGCAGACACTCGTGCTGCCGTACAACGACCTGGATGCGGTCCGCGCCGTTTTCGAGACGCACGGCCCGGACATCGCGGCCGTCATCACGGAGGCCGCCGCAGCGAACATGGGTGTCGTCCCACCGGACGCGGGCTTCAACGCAGCACTCGCCGACATCGCCCACGAGTTCGGCGCGCTGCTGATCCTGGATGAGGTGCTCACCGGCTTCCGCGTGAGTGACGCCGGATTCTGGGGACTGGACCGCGGGTACACGCCCGATCTGGTCACGTTCGGCAAGGTCATCGGCGGAGGGATGCCGCTGGCTGCTCTCGGCGGTCGCGCCGAGCTGATGGACTTCCTCGCGCCGACCGGCCCGGTCTATCAGGCGGGAACGCTGTCGGGGAACCCGGTCGCGGTCGCCGCCGGGCTCACCACGCTGGCGCTCGCCGACGAGGCGGTCTACGACCGGCTCGACCGCGTGGCGGACACGGTGTCGTCCGCGGTGTCCGACGCGCTGAGCACGGCGGGCGTCGCCCACCGGGTGCAGCGGGCGGGCAACCTGTTCAGCTTCGTGTTCGGCGACTTCGCCGAGGCGCCGCGGACCTACGCCGAGGTGCAGCGCCAGGAGGCGTACCGCTACCGCGACTTCTTCCACGCGATGCTCGACGCCGGCGTCTCCCTTCCGCCGAGCGTCTTCGAGGCCTGGTTCGTCACGGCCGCGCACGACGACGCGGCCGTCGACCGCATCCTCGCCGCGCTCCCGCGCGCCGCGGCTGCCGCCGCCTCCGCCCGCCCCGCCTGA
- a CDS encoding alpha/beta hydrolase, which yields MSTASSADGTTIGYEAVGNGPTLILVEGAMSSMGGSASQLAPELSAAFTTVAYDRRGRGGSTDTLPFSVDREIEDIDALIEAVGAPAVAFGMSSGAMLLLRAAAALGPERISAVVLYEPPLMPDAALDAARQYTADLAETLADGRRGDAVALFLARVGMPEQAIDGMRHSPAWPGMEAIAPTLAYDDAAMGDSAVPDDVVQRVRIPVLTLAGGASPAFLQYGARELAAAIPVAAFEVVEDQTHSFAPDAVAAPVRRFLATRLQ from the coding sequence ATGAGCACTGCGAGTTCTGCCGATGGCACCACCATCGGCTACGAGGCCGTCGGCAACGGGCCGACACTGATCCTGGTCGAGGGCGCGATGTCATCCATGGGAGGCTCGGCGAGCCAACTCGCCCCCGAGCTCTCCGCCGCGTTCACGACCGTCGCGTACGACAGGCGCGGGCGCGGCGGGAGCACGGACACGCTGCCGTTCTCGGTGGACAGGGAGATCGAGGACATCGACGCGCTGATCGAGGCCGTGGGAGCCCCCGCGGTCGCGTTTGGGATGTCGTCCGGCGCGATGCTGCTGCTGCGAGCGGCCGCCGCACTCGGTCCGGAGCGGATCTCCGCCGTCGTCCTGTACGAACCTCCGCTGATGCCGGATGCCGCGCTCGACGCCGCCAGGCAGTACACCGCCGACCTCGCCGAGACGCTGGCGGACGGCCGCCGCGGCGACGCCGTCGCGCTGTTCCTCGCCAGGGTGGGGATGCCGGAACAGGCCATCGACGGGATGCGCCACTCCCCCGCGTGGCCGGGCATGGAGGCCATCGCCCCCACGCTGGCGTACGACGACGCGGCGATGGGAGACAGTGCGGTGCCCGACGATGTCGTGCAGCGGGTGCGCATCCCGGTGCTGACGCTGGCGGGCGGGGCGAGCCCGGCGTTCCTGCAGTACGGCGCGCGCGAACTCGCCGCGGCGATCCCCGTCGCGGCCTTCGAGGTGGTCGAAGACCAGACCCACAGCTTCGCCCCGGACGCCGTCGCGGCTCCCGTGCGCCGGTTCCTGGCGACGAGACTCCAGTAA
- the hemC gene encoding hydroxymethylbilane synthase — protein MTGTVSRASGAVERRDGVLRVGTRGSALAVAQTTVVANAIAKATGRDVELITVTTHGDTSRDSLSELGGTGVFASALRDALLADECDLIVHSLKDLPTSPVAGLVIGAVPKRADARDTLCARDGLTLETLPDGARVGTGSPRRVAQLKARRPDLDVVDIRGNVDTRLGRVADGDLDAVVLAAAGLARLGRSEAVTDFFALSTVPTAPGQGALAIEVRAGDEKAQGPIAKALSAVDHVTTRACVTAERHVLAGLEAGCAAPIGATAIVDDGLLFLTATVYRPDGSEQLTASHAATPESMSARHLDEAARDVGQRVVDELLGAGAADLAPLGSTR, from the coding sequence GTGACCGGCACGGTGAGCCGCGCATCCGGAGCTGTCGAGCGGCGTGACGGCGTGCTCCGCGTCGGCACCCGCGGCAGCGCTCTCGCCGTGGCGCAGACCACGGTCGTCGCAAACGCCATCGCCAAGGCGACCGGCCGCGACGTGGAGCTGATCACCGTGACCACCCACGGCGACACCTCCAGGGACTCGCTCTCGGAACTGGGCGGCACCGGCGTGTTCGCCAGTGCCCTCCGGGATGCGCTGCTCGCCGACGAGTGCGACCTCATCGTCCACTCGCTCAAAGACCTCCCGACCTCGCCCGTCGCCGGCCTCGTCATCGGCGCTGTGCCCAAGCGGGCAGACGCGCGCGACACCCTGTGCGCCCGCGACGGCCTCACGCTCGAGACGCTTCCCGACGGCGCCCGCGTCGGCACGGGTTCGCCGCGCCGCGTCGCCCAGTTGAAGGCCAGGCGCCCGGACCTCGACGTCGTGGACATCCGCGGCAACGTCGACACCAGGCTGGGCCGCGTCGCCGACGGTGACCTCGACGCCGTCGTGCTCGCCGCCGCCGGTCTCGCCCGGCTCGGCCGCTCCGAGGCCGTCACCGACTTCTTCGCACTGTCGACCGTTCCGACGGCGCCCGGACAGGGCGCTCTCGCCATCGAGGTCCGCGCGGGAGACGAGAAGGCCCAGGGCCCGATCGCCAAGGCCCTCTCCGCCGTCGACCACGTCACGACGCGCGCCTGCGTGACCGCGGAGCGACACGTCCTCGCCGGACTCGAGGCAGGATGCGCCGCACCGATCGGCGCGACCGCTATCGTGGACGACGGATTGCTCTTCCTCACCGCCACGGTCTACCGGCCGGACGGCTCGGAGCAGCTGACCGCATCCCATGCCGCCACCCCGGAATCGATGAGCGCACGCCACCTCGACGAGGCGGCACGCGACGTCGGCCAACGGGTGGTGGACGAACTGCTCGGCGCGGGGGCCGCCGACCTTGCACCGCTCGGGAGCACGCGATGA
- a CDS encoding DUF3618 domain-containing protein — translation MTTDTSDVQRARNELAATLDAIEYKLNVPKRTAERIERLRTDNPLALVGIAVAAAAAVAGVVWLIVRSVTK, via the coding sequence ATGACAACTGACACCAGCGACGTGCAGCGGGCCCGCAACGAACTCGCGGCCACCCTCGACGCGATCGAATACAAGCTCAACGTCCCCAAGCGCACGGCAGAGCGCATCGAGCGGCTGCGCACGGACAACCCCCTCGCGCTGGTCGGCATCGCCGTGGCCGCCGCAGCGGCGGTCGCAGGGGTGGTCTGGCTGATCGTCCGCTCCGTCACCAAGTGA
- the hemQ gene encoding hydrogen peroxide-dependent heme synthase gives MTNPAAAPADSSTPNETPATHEDADAVTPSGYTLWAVLRRDPSRPDDLDGTDVPRAVRELEGVIADLELQNVTTRGLYDVSGLRADADVMIWIHGPEAHTLQWALRQLRRTQLLKALLPTWNAMGVHRDAEFNKSHVPGFLRGKEPKEWLTVYPFVRSYEWYLLPDEERGRMLSEHGRKGAAFRSVLANTVASFALGDYEWILPLESDELTDLVDLMRDLRQTDARLHVREEVPFFTGRRVQPAELVEVLQ, from the coding sequence ATGACTAACCCGGCTGCCGCACCGGCAGATTCGAGCACCCCCAACGAAACACCGGCAACACACGAAGACGCTGACGCCGTCACCCCCAGCGGCTACACGCTCTGGGCCGTCCTGCGTCGCGACCCGTCCCGCCCGGACGACCTCGACGGCACAGACGTGCCCCGGGCGGTCCGAGAGCTCGAGGGCGTGATCGCCGACCTCGAACTGCAGAACGTGACGACCCGCGGTCTCTACGACGTCTCCGGCCTCCGCGCCGACGCCGACGTCATGATCTGGATCCACGGCCCGGAGGCGCACACCCTGCAGTGGGCGCTCCGCCAGCTGCGCCGCACTCAGCTCCTCAAGGCTCTCCTCCCCACCTGGAACGCCATGGGCGTGCACCGGGATGCGGAATTCAACAAATCGCACGTCCCCGGCTTCCTCCGCGGCAAGGAGCCGAAGGAGTGGCTGACGGTCTACCCGTTCGTGCGCAGCTACGAGTGGTACCTGCTGCCCGACGAGGAGCGCGGCCGGATGCTCTCCGAGCACGGACGCAAGGGTGCGGCGTTCCGCTCCGTCCTCGCAAACACGGTGGCGTCGTTCGCCCTCGGAGACTACGAGTGGATCCTGCCGCTCGAGTCCGACGAGCTGACCGACCTCGTCGACCTCATGCGCGACCTGCGCCAGACGGATGCGCGCCTGCACGTCCGCGAAGAAGTCCCGTTCTTCACCGGCCGTCGCGTGCAGCCCGCCGAGCTCGTGGAGGTGCTCCAGTGA
- a CDS encoding uroporphyrinogen-III synthase, translating into MTTPSASPKPLAGWRVLVPRGGPWGDSVAADLRSKGASPIVAAMINFAPTADAPALEAALARLAAGEFDWMTVTSATTVDVLSAQRAVVPPSTRVAAVGETTAAALAAAGYKVDLVPSEDNSARGLLEEWEAATAGIVPLRVLTLRSEIAKPLLTEGLKRIGHDVESVVAYRTIGVPVPENVVRDVADGLVQAILVTSGSVAEQVQQQLGPIPESTLVAAIGPQTARDARAFGLRVDVIAAERTATSLIESLVDAAHASE; encoded by the coding sequence ATGACCACCCCTTCCGCTTCACCCAAACCGCTCGCCGGCTGGCGCGTCCTCGTGCCGCGCGGCGGGCCGTGGGGTGACTCGGTGGCCGCCGATCTGCGGTCCAAGGGTGCGTCCCCGATCGTCGCGGCCATGATCAACTTCGCGCCGACCGCCGATGCGCCCGCGCTCGAAGCGGCGCTCGCCCGGCTGGCGGCGGGCGAGTTCGACTGGATGACGGTCACCAGCGCCACGACGGTGGATGTGCTCAGCGCGCAGCGCGCCGTCGTCCCGCCGTCGACCAGGGTCGCCGCCGTCGGAGAGACCACGGCGGCCGCTCTCGCCGCCGCCGGCTACAAGGTCGACCTCGTCCCCTCCGAGGACAACTCGGCCCGCGGTCTGCTCGAGGAGTGGGAGGCCGCCACCGCCGGCATCGTTCCGCTCCGCGTGCTGACGCTGCGCTCTGAGATCGCGAAGCCGCTCCTCACCGAGGGCCTGAAGCGCATCGGCCACGACGTCGAATCCGTGGTCGCCTACCGAACCATCGGCGTCCCGGTGCCGGAGAACGTGGTGCGGGATGTGGCCGACGGGCTCGTGCAGGCCATCCTCGTCACCTCCGGATCGGTCGCCGAGCAGGTGCAGCAGCAGCTCGGCCCCATCCCCGAATCGACCCTGGTGGCCGCGATCGGCCCGCAGACCGCCCGCGACGCCCGCGCCTTCGGCCTCCGCGTCGACGTGATCGCCGCCGAGCGCACCGCCACCTCCCTCATCGAGTCCCTCGTCGACGCCGCCCACGCCTCCGAATAG
- a CDS encoding phage holin family protein: MTDDERARSRSLFALIADLPRLLIELLKAELAHLKAEFAEKAKYAGVGIGLMVVAAGFGFFALGTLVAAAVLGLAVVLPGWLAALIVFVALLLLAGILVLIGVQSFKKMNGVAPSQTIDSIKEDTEAFKGMGKYDN; encoded by the coding sequence ATGACTGACGACGAACGCGCACGCTCGCGATCGCTGTTCGCGCTGATCGCCGACCTCCCGCGGCTGCTCATCGAGCTGCTGAAGGCCGAACTCGCCCATCTGAAGGCGGAGTTCGCCGAGAAGGCGAAATATGCCGGTGTCGGCATAGGCCTGATGGTCGTGGCCGCCGGGTTCGGCTTCTTCGCACTCGGCACCCTCGTGGCCGCCGCCGTCCTGGGCCTGGCCGTCGTGCTGCCCGGCTGGCTGGCCGCGCTGATCGTGTTCGTGGCGCTGCTGCTGCTGGCGGGCATCCTGGTGCTGATCGGGGTGCAGTCGTTCAAGAAGATGAACGGTGTCGCTCCGAGCCAGACGATCGACAGCATCAAGGAGGACACCGAGGCGTTCAAGGGGATGGGCAAGTATGACAACTGA
- the hemB gene encoding porphobilinogen synthase → MTHPVVRPRRLRQSPALRRLTSETRLHPGELILPMFVREGIGEALPIQSMPGVVQHSIDSLKRAATEAAEAGVGGVMLFGVPETRDATGSAATDPNGILNVATTALAAEVGDALVVQTDLCLDEFTDHGHCGVLDAQGRVDNDATLLRYRDMAVAQADAGSQLLGLSGMMDGQVAAVRDALDGAGHTDTVILAYAAKYASAFYGPFREAVDSQLSGDRRAYQQDPANRREGLREARLDLEEGADILMVKPALSYLDVLSDVAAISDVPVWAYQVSGEYAMVEAAAANGWVDRRRIVEETLIGARRAGADAVMTYWATEVARWLR, encoded by the coding sequence GTGACGCATCCTGTTGTCCGACCACGACGCCTCCGGCAGTCTCCTGCCCTGCGCCGTCTGACCTCCGAGACCCGGCTCCATCCCGGCGAACTCATCCTTCCGATGTTCGTACGCGAGGGGATCGGCGAGGCTCTGCCCATCCAGTCGATGCCCGGCGTCGTGCAGCACAGCATCGACTCCCTCAAGCGTGCAGCCACCGAGGCGGCCGAGGCAGGCGTCGGCGGCGTGATGCTCTTCGGAGTGCCGGAGACCCGGGATGCGACCGGCTCGGCCGCGACAGACCCGAACGGCATCCTCAACGTCGCCACCACCGCGCTGGCCGCCGAGGTGGGAGACGCACTGGTCGTGCAGACCGACCTCTGCCTCGACGAGTTCACCGACCACGGCCACTGCGGCGTCCTGGATGCACAGGGCCGCGTCGACAACGACGCCACCCTCCTCCGCTACCGCGACATGGCCGTCGCGCAGGCCGACGCCGGCTCGCAGCTGCTCGGCCTCAGCGGCATGATGGACGGCCAGGTCGCCGCCGTGCGCGACGCGCTCGACGGGGCGGGGCACACCGACACCGTCATCCTCGCCTACGCGGCCAAGTACGCCTCCGCCTTCTACGGCCCGTTCCGCGAGGCCGTCGACTCCCAGCTGTCCGGCGACCGCCGCGCATACCAGCAGGACCCGGCCAACCGCCGCGAGGGCCTGCGCGAGGCGCGCCTCGACCTGGAGGAGGGCGCGGACATCCTGATGGTGAAGCCGGCTCTCAGCTACCTCGACGTCCTGAGCGACGTCGCCGCGATCAGCGACGTCCCCGTGTGGGCGTACCAGGTGTCCGGCGAGTACGCGATGGTCGAGGCCGCCGCAGCGAACGGCTGGGTCGACCGCCGCCGCATCGTCGAGGAGACGCTGATCGGCGCCCGCCGGGCCGGAGCAGATGCCGTCATGACCTACTGGGCCACCGAGGTCGCGAGGTGGCTGCGATGA
- a CDS encoding ferrochelatase — translation MTDVDTTARVLGATPAAASGPEHVTEPVAYDAILLAGFGGPEGQDDVIPFLRNVTRGRGIPEERLEEVAHHYRHFGGVSPINDQNRELKAALEAELASRGIDLPVLWGNRNWDPYLKDALTEANERGLTKIIAIATSAYSSYSSCRQYREDFAMALEETGLEGVIEIDKVRQFFDHPGFVEPFIEGVRNGLAEIEQKVPGIDPATEVEILFSTHSIPSVDAAKSGPASRGFGEGGAYAAQHLAVAEVVAQAATDGVVKWQLVYQSRSGPPSMPWLEPDINDAIAELPAKGIRAVIIVPLGFVSDHMEVLWDLDNEAMESSEENGLVAVRVPTPGTHHKYVSGLVDLVLERRDGVPVDQRPAMTSIGPWYDVCRPGCCENARLGFKPAAAGLAP, via the coding sequence GTGACCGACGTCGACACCACCGCCCGCGTCCTCGGTGCGACGCCGGCAGCGGCCTCCGGCCCCGAGCACGTGACCGAGCCCGTCGCCTACGACGCGATCCTGCTCGCCGGCTTCGGCGGTCCGGAGGGACAGGACGACGTCATCCCGTTCCTCCGCAACGTCACGCGTGGCCGCGGCATCCCGGAGGAGCGCCTCGAAGAGGTCGCCCACCACTACCGCCACTTCGGCGGCGTGAGCCCGATCAACGACCAGAACCGCGAACTCAAGGCGGCGCTGGAAGCCGAGCTGGCATCCCGCGGCATCGACCTGCCCGTGCTGTGGGGCAACCGCAACTGGGACCCGTACCTCAAGGACGCCCTCACCGAGGCGAACGAGCGCGGGCTGACGAAGATCATCGCCATCGCCACCAGCGCGTACTCGTCGTATTCGAGCTGCCGCCAGTACCGCGAGGACTTCGCGATGGCGCTCGAGGAGACCGGCCTCGAAGGCGTCATCGAGATCGACAAGGTGCGCCAGTTCTTCGACCACCCCGGTTTCGTCGAGCCGTTCATCGAGGGCGTGCGCAACGGCCTGGCCGAGATCGAGCAGAAGGTGCCGGGCATCGACCCGGCCACCGAGGTGGAGATCCTGTTCTCGACCCACTCCATCCCCTCGGTGGATGCGGCCAAGTCCGGCCCTGCCTCCCGCGGGTTCGGCGAGGGCGGCGCGTACGCGGCGCAGCACCTGGCCGTGGCGGAGGTCGTCGCCCAGGCGGCGACGGACGGCGTCGTGAAGTGGCAGCTGGTCTACCAGTCGCGCTCCGGCCCTCCGTCGATGCCGTGGCTGGAGCCGGACATCAACGACGCCATCGCCGAACTCCCGGCCAAGGGCATCCGTGCGGTCATCATCGTGCCCCTCGGGTTCGTCAGCGACCACATGGAGGTCCTGTGGGATCTCGACAACGAGGCGATGGAGTCCAGCGAGGAGAACGGCCTCGTCGCCGTCCGCGTCCCGACCCCCGGCACCCACCACAAGTACGTCTCCGGTCTCGTCGACCTGGTGCTCGAACGCCGGGACGGCGTGCCCGTCGACCAGCGTCCGGCCATGACCTCGATCGGTCCCTGGTACGACGTCTGCCGTCCAGGGTGCTGCGAGAACGCCAGGCTCGGCTTCAAGCCGGCCGCCGCGGGGCTCGCGCCGTGA